Genomic segment of Vitis riparia cultivar Riparia Gloire de Montpellier isolate 1030 chromosome 19, EGFV_Vit.rip_1.0, whole genome shotgun sequence:
AGATTGAAGAAAGGTCCGATACAAATAATATATCTAGGAGGGAATCCTAACAAAAGGTCTTTCAAAACTGCTACACCTTGCTTTGAATGGTGCCTGGTATCAGCATTGAATGAGTGTTTTTCCTATGCCCCACCATTAAAATGAATGGGAGTCTCCAAAttacatagatttttttttataatgtattattttataaatttcatagaattattaatttagtattttagCCCCGAAGTCTGTAAAAAAACATGATTTGCTTGAGGTTATCATATTATCATgcattaatttattgaaattctactattttttccttaattaaaaagtgaattttaaattttttttaattttttatttttaaaaaaggtcacttttctctcttttttctttgaagTCTCTAACTCTATAACACTTGAACTCATTTtctcatacaaaataaaattaatcaaattcaaatttgaaacattgaaaattaatcaataacataaaaatcaattgaaaaatgaatttatataatCAAAAACCTTAATTACTATCAAATTACTAACTTTCTAACTATTTACATGATTAATcattataagatttttattatgACAATAGATTTTGGTACTGATGATCTAAAACCCTGATCTGTAGACATAAAAGTCCCTGTCATCAAACCCTGATCTAGAACAGTATTTGACATCATGGAAATGCACTGATGATCCATCCACTAGAAACTTCACTTGGAGATTAGATATTCCCAGGCTGCCTCAACTGGCTGTTGGCATGGGATCAGTCAAAAAGTACCGCACAGGGCCATGGAATGGAGTTTGATTTAATGGTGTACCAGTGTTTCCCAATGAGGAGGTCTATTTAccattaatgatttttaatgaGGAGAATGTATATAACTTGTCTCAGGCTGGCAGCTACTCTGCTACTCTGAGAGTCACCATCAATCATTTAGGCTTGCTGCAATGGAATATATTGAATGAAAGCAATGATGAGTGGACTACTATGTACACAGTACCATATGACCCATGTGACAACTATGGACTGTGTCGTGCTAATGGCATTTGCAGGCTTTCCAGCATGCCAGTCTGTGAGAGTTTGAAGGGGTTCACCCCCAACTCAAAAGGAGAATGGGAAATGCTTGATTGGTCTAGTGGATGTGAAAGGGCAGGGTCCTTGGATTGCAAGAGCAAAGATGACCTTATGAAGGTCTTAGGGGTGAAATTGCCTGACTTGTTGGAGTTTCGGTTGAACAAGAGTATGAGCCTCAAGGAATGTGAGGCAGAGTGCTTGAAGAACTGCTCCTGTGTGGCGTATGCGAATTCAAACATTAAAGGTGGAAGCAGTGGTTGTTTGACCTGGTATGGAGATCTGATTGATATTAGAGGGTTCACAGATGGGAAAAGTGGGCAAGACCTTTATACCAGATGTCCAGCTGGGGAACTAGGTAAGAGTATTTACACTCTTTTCACTTCCAAGCTCTTTTATTGTTCatccatgaaggtttaacaaGCATTGCAATCCGGATTGCATGGTTGCTTATTTTCTCTAGGTAAGTTAggatctttttcatttttgggatATGAAAGAAAGTTAGGATTGTTTGTCATATATCATAGTGGGACATTTTGACATGGAATAGCTAGTATCCTCAGTAATGGTTTCTATCTTTTAACTAAAGGCACAAAAACAATTGATGGCCAACTCTCTCTGCAGTAGGGTGCAGACAAGACTGAAGCGAGGATTTGATAACAAAAGTTTTTAGcaaaatgattaaatttcttCCCATCTCCTGTTTCAGGGTCAATCCATGGTTCgcataagaagaaaaaactggTTGCTGTCCTAGTTGCATTGACCATTTCTGGAATGCTAATCTTGGGCTTGGTGTTCTGGtgcataaaaaggaaaaaaattgaggtaatCCTAATTATTGGTCCATTCAGTGTTTCAACTTTCATCATTGAAAATCTATATCA
This window contains:
- the LOC117908208 gene encoding putative inactive G-type lectin S-receptor-like serine/threonine-protein kinase SRK — translated: MIFNEENVYNLSQAGSYSATLRVTINHLGLLQWNILNESNDEWTTMYTVPYDPCDNYGLCRANGICRLSSMPVCESLKGFTPNSKGEWEMLDWSSGCERAGSLDCKSKDDLMKVLGVKLPDLLEFRLNKSMSLKECEAECLKNCSCVAYANSNIKGGSSGCLTWYGDLIDIRGFTDGKSGQDLYTRCPAGELGSIHGSHKKKKLVAVLVALTISGMLILGLVFCFGVLLLEILAEISTIDTDATTGREELPSENVVTISVPEGR